GGAGAAGAATGCGTCCTTTTTTCTAATGAAAAAGTCGTGGTAGTCTGTCACGAAAAAGATCATTCTTAACGGGAGGACCTGGGATGAGTATCAATTTGATGGTCTTAGATCCTTTGCGGTGGCGAAATCATTTGACTCGAGGAAACTTGACTTCGCGATTCATGGGGGGTAATTTCCAATGAACGCTGGAATCTTTAAGAGTTGAAACGAGACGAACTGGCCTTCCAGCGGAAAATCCAAGTTTCATACGTTGAACTAGGGCATCTGTGACAGAACACTCGGAAGCATCTTTCGTTTCAACGGTTGATCATGTAACAACCAGCCTCGTAGCCCGGGCCAAGCGACTCGACAACGACGCTTGGCGTCGATTGGTTACTACTTACTCGCGACTCGTCTGTTTTTGGTGTCGCAAGAAGCTCCCGCAATCGGCTGATGTCGAAGGTGTTGCCCAGGATGTGTTTCTGGCCGCTGCCGTAGGAATCAACAATTTCGATGGCAATTCGAAGGCTTTTCGAAACTGGCTAAGAACAATCACATATCGCCAAGTTGCGAATCATTGGCGACGAGAGCAGGATGAGCCGCGGGCACGTGGCGGAAGTGCAGCGAAGGTGTTGCTGAATGAAATCCCTTCATCGGAAATAGACGAGGGTGATGATAAACCCAGCACCATTGAAATAGAACAGGAGAATTCTCTTCTGTATTCTGGGTTGATCGAAAACATCCGCCATCACTTTAGCGATCAAACCTGGACTGCATTCTGGCAAGTTGTAATTGACGGACGCGATCCAAGCCATGTGGCGGCAGATTTAGGGATTTCGCGGGGAGCCGTTTATACGGCCAAGAGTCGAGTTCTGAAGAAGCTTAGGGAAGACTTGAGCTTCGACGAGATATAAAGCCTAATTGCGATTATCGCGGAATCTGGATCGTGAGCCTACCCTGTCCTTCCGAACATGACTTGCGAGAATTTGCCGTCGGGGCGATCGACGACGATTCATTCGAAGCCATTGCTCTTCACATCGAGGACTGCGAAATATGCCAAGACCTGCTGGCCGGAATGGATTGCAAGGATCCGCTACTCCTCCATCTGAACGAACTTCGGTTGACTCAGTCTCTTGAGGACGTGGATGCTCTACGAATTCGAGACTGGGCAGAAAATACAATAATTCCTTTCGTGCCGACAACTAGTAAAGGAGAGAACGCGCCAACTGCCTCGATGACGCTCAACGAACTGCCGGAGTTTTTCGGGAACGAGTATCGAATCATCGAACGCGTGGGACGAGGAGGCATGGGGGTCGTCTACAAAGCAGAACACATCTACCTGAAACGCTTACGAGCGATCAAGGTGTTAGGTGACCAACGGCTTTATGACGAACAATTCGTACAACGATTCTTGCGAGAAATAGCGGCACTTGCTTCGATCGAACATCGAAATGTAGTCACAGCGATCGACGCTCGAGTCTCGCGGGATCATCTGTTTCTCGTCATGGAATTTCTGGAGGGGACGGACGCTGGTAAATTGAGCCGACGGTTCGGCATGTTAAGTGTCGCTGATGCCTGTGAAGTCGTACGTCAAGCGGCTTGTGGCCTGCATGCGATTCATGATGCCGGCTTTTTTCACCGGGATATAAAGCCATCGAATCTTTTTGTTCAGTCTAATGGAATTGTCAAAATACTCGACTTGGGACTGGCAAAGCTAACTTCTATTTCGACAGCAGAGGACGAACTCACCAATAGCGGACTTGTCGTTGGTACGCTTGACTACATGGCCCCAGAACAAGCCGGTTCCTCGATATCCTTAGACGTAACGGCGGATCTCTACTCGCTCGGCTGCACGCTATTTACGTTGTTGGCTGGACGGCCCCCCTTTTCCAGTAACGAATTTCCGACCGCGGCCGACAAAGTACTCGCTCATCGGCGGACTGCTCCACCACGATTGAAGGACCTACGCGAAGACGTGCCAGACGTCGTTGCTACGCTGGTCGACAAGTTGCTTGCGAAACGCCCGGAAGATCGCTTGTCATCCGCTAAGGAATTAGCAGAACATCTCACCGAATTCTGTAACGGGCATCAACTAGATCAACTGCAAGTGATGTCAGGCGTGCCAGATTCTGAGACGTATTCCAACGCGGTTCCATCCACGCTTCGGCAGAACTCGCCAGCAGGCATTTTCTCGCTACGCAAGAGAATACCAAGACGACTAATCGGAGTCGCTGTAACAATAGTATTCGTTATTGGTCTCATCGTACTGATTGCGAAAGTCTTGCAAAATCCTCCGGCCAGTAATATGGGGGTTAACACCCTATTGGATGCGCATCCACAGGGGGACCTTCCGGCAGATGATAGACATACCGTTGTAAGGGAATTGCTATTTCCTCAAGGCGACGCGTTCTCGACGTGGGAAGTGCTACCATCTAAGGATGCTATACGTGTGAACTGTGATTCCATTGCTCTTCTGGCTTTGGGAGATGATCCAGGTGCGTTTTCGAGCCTGGAAGCACATATCAAACAACCCGGCGATAATGGAGGCGTTGGGCTTTTCTTTAACTACCACACAGAATGGTTGGGCGCCCGGGAAAGGGTAGAATTCTACTGTATAGGAATTCGAGAAACCGACGACGGAATTCACAAACTCGAGTTCAATCGATGTCGATATTGGCGATACGATCCCTATTCGCAATCCTACACGCAAATCGCATGGGCGCCGGTTGTACCGCATGCTGATGGGAGTAATTCCCTTCGCATAGAG
This window of the Blastopirellula marina genome carries:
- a CDS encoding serine/threonine protein kinase codes for the protein MTLNELPEFFGNEYRIIERVGRGGMGVVYKAEHIYLKRLRAIKVLGDQRLYDEQFVQRFLREIAALASIEHRNVVTAIDARVSRDHLFLVMEFLEGTDAGKLSRRFGMLSVADACEVVRQAACGLHAIHDAGFFHRDIKPSNLFVQSNGIVKILDLGLAKLTSISTAEDELTNSGLVVGTLDYMAPEQAGSSISLDVTADLYSLGCTLFTLLAGRPPFSSNEFPTAADKVLAHRRTAPPRLKDLREDVPDVVATLVDKLLAKRPEDRLSSAKELAEHLTEFCNGHQLDQLQVMSGVPDSETYSNAVPSTLRQNSPAGIFSLRKRIPRRLIGVAVTIVFVIGLIVLIAKVLQNPPASNMGVNTLLDAHPQGDLPADDRHTVVRELLFPQGDAFSTWEVLPSKDAIRVNCDSIALLALGDDPGAFSSLEAHIKQPGDNGGVGLFFNYHTEWLGARERVEFYCIGIRETDDGIHKLEFNRCRYWRYDPYSQSYTQIAWAPVVPHADGSNSLRIETGIDPSLYLGIYWNNEEIVWNVDLDNNTLGLENVATSECGIYATKASATFFDIMVNENRPVLTKSDLQKH
- a CDS encoding RNA polymerase sigma factor, coding for MTEHSEASFVSTVDHVTTSLVARAKRLDNDAWRRLVTTYSRLVCFWCRKKLPQSADVEGVAQDVFLAAAVGINNFDGNSKAFRNWLRTITYRQVANHWRREQDEPRARGGSAAKVLLNEIPSSEIDEGDDKPSTIEIEQENSLLYSGLIENIRHHFSDQTWTAFWQVVIDGRDPSHVAADLGISRGAVYTAKSRVLKKLREDLSFDEI